The Pseudomonas sp. R4-35-07 genome contains a region encoding:
- a CDS encoding sugar ABC transporter permease encodes MNQVKHLFTRYKMLALVIAVAFIWLFFSWQTDGGFLTPRNLSNLLRQMSITGILACGMVLVIISGEIDLSVGSLLGLLGGLAAILDVVYHIPLLANLSLVALCGLMIGLANGYMTAYLRIPSFIVGLGGMLAFRGILLGITGGTTIAPVSPSLVYVGQGYLPHTVGIGLGAVLFALTLFLTWKQRRNRALHGLAAHSLVRDVLRVVLIGAVLAGFVTTLNSYDGIPVPVLLLLVLLGVFSYVTSQTVFGRRVYAVGSNMEATRLSGINVQAVKLWIFGIMGVMCALAGLVNTARLAAGSPSAGNMGELDAIAACFIGGTSMRGGSGTVYGALLGALVITSLDNGMSMLDVDSYWQMIVKGSILVLAVWVDVSTRAGRR; translated from the coding sequence ATGAATCAGGTCAAACACCTTTTCACCCGCTACAAAATGCTCGCCCTGGTGATCGCCGTGGCATTCATCTGGTTGTTTTTCAGCTGGCAGACCGACGGCGGCTTCCTTACGCCGCGCAACCTGTCCAACCTGCTGCGGCAGATGTCGATCACCGGGATCCTCGCGTGCGGCATGGTGCTGGTGATCATCAGTGGCGAAATCGATTTGTCGGTGGGTTCGTTGCTCGGATTGCTGGGCGGGTTGGCGGCGATCCTGGATGTGGTGTACCACATCCCGCTGCTGGCCAACCTGAGCCTGGTGGCGTTGTGCGGTCTGATGATCGGCCTGGCGAATGGCTACATGACCGCCTACCTGCGCATCCCCTCGTTCATTGTCGGCCTGGGCGGGATGCTGGCGTTTCGCGGGATTTTGCTGGGCATCACCGGCGGCACCACCATCGCACCGGTGTCGCCGTCGCTGGTGTACGTCGGCCAAGGCTACCTGCCGCACACCGTGGGCATCGGGCTGGGCGCAGTGCTGTTCGCGCTGACGCTGTTCCTCACCTGGAAACAACGGCGCAACCGCGCCCTGCATGGCCTGGCCGCGCACTCTCTGGTGCGCGACGTGCTGCGCGTGGTGCTGATCGGCGCGGTGCTGGCAGGGTTTGTCACCACCCTCAACAGCTACGACGGCATCCCGGTGCCGGTGTTGCTGCTGCTGGTGCTGCTCGGCGTGTTCAGCTACGTCACCAGCCAGACCGTCTTCGGCCGCCGCGTGTATGCGGTGGGCAGCAATATGGAAGCCACGCGGCTGTCCGGCATCAACGTGCAGGCGGTGAAATTGTGGATCTTCGGCATCATGGGCGTGATGTGCGCCCTCGCCGGCCTGGTCAACACCGCCCGCCTGGCCGCCGGCTCACCGTCGGCGGGCAATATGGGCGAGCTGGACGCCATTGCGGCGTGCTTCATCGGCGGCACCTCGATGCGCGGCGGGTCGGGCACGGTATATGGCGCCCTACTCGGGGCGTTGGTGATTACCAGTTTGGATAACGGCATGTCGATGCTGGATGTGGACAGTTACTGGCAGATGATCGTGAAGGGCAGCATCCTGGTGCTGGCGGTGTGGGTGGATGTGAGTACACGGGCGGGTCGCCGGTAA